CAACGGCAAGTGTACTTCCAACCATACATAAGCAGTTCAATCATATTTTTGTTTTAGGTTCTGGAGGTCCGAACTTAGACAATGTAACGAACTTTACGATAAATTGGGATTTACCGAATAATGGATTGTATCAATTCTCTATGCTAACCAATAATGGAGTTCCATCTTGGTGGAATGATTTCAAGCCTAAAGTAACACAGAATTTTAATCAGGCCAATCCAGAAGTAAATTTAAGTAATACAGGTTTTGCGGGATTAGATGGTGACTATTGGGTAACTACTGATAATGGTAATTTTGTTATGGTTTCAAAAACAGGAGGTTTTACAATATATTTCAGTGAAATAGATCAAGCTCCAAATTGTAATACTACAACAATTGCTAGCAGAAATGCTAGAATGGCAAATACATGTACTTTTAACACGCCAGTTCCAAATGCATTGCCTTCAATACAAAAGCAGTTCAATAACATATTTGTTTTAGGTTCTGGAGGTCCGAACTTAGATAATGTAACAAACTTTACTATAAATTGGGATTTACCGAATAATGGGTTGTATCAATTCTCTATGTTAACGAATAACGGTGTTCCGTCTTGGTGGAATGATTTAAAACCTAAAGTATCACAAAGTTTTAATTCTGCACAACCAGAGGTAACTATTACAAATTCAGGTTTTCCAAATTTAGATGGTTCTTACTGGGCAACTCTTGATGGCGATAATTTTGTTCTAGTTTCAAAAACCGCTGATTTTACCATTTATTTTAGTGCCACTTCAACTGAACCTCAGTGTGGAGGAGGAAACAATAATAATCCAATAGCTGATTTTACTGCAAGTATAACATCTGGTGAAGCTCCGTTATTAGTTGCTTTTGATGCATCAAATTCTTCTGATACAGATAATGATTCACTTACTTATACTTGGGATTTTAATGATGGAAATACAGCGATAGGAGTCATGAGTCAAAATACTTTCACAAGTAAAGGTAATTATAGTGTAACCTTAACAGTTGATGACGGCAAAGGAGGAACAGCAAGTAAATCAGTTGTTATTCAAGTTTCAGATCCCGTTATTATAGTTGATCCAGGACCAACAGGAAATATATATTTAGATAGATTTAATGAAATGAGAGCAGAATTCTATGCTCCTGAAAATGGATATTTTAGTGCGGATGGTTCTCCTCATCATTCAATAGAATCACTTATTGTTGAAGCACCAGATCATGGACACGAATCTACAAGTGAATTGTATTCGTATTGGTTATGGCTTGAAGTTATGAATGCAAGAATAAATGGAGATTGGGCGTCTATTGGGAATGTTTGGAATAAAATTGAAGAGTTTATTATTCCAACAAAATTAGATCAACCAACAAATGCAGCATATAACCCTTCTAGTCCAGCGGCATACGCTTCTGAGTTTCCGTTACCAGAAAATTACCCTGCTCCATTAGAATTTTCTGCTCCAGTGGGTGTGGATCCTGTATCAGCGGAATTAACCGCAGCATACGGACCTGAAGTATATCAAATGCATTGGCTTTTAGATAATGATAACTTTTATGGATATGGAAATCGAGGAGATGGTGTTAGTACGCCTTCATATATTAATACCTTTCAAAGAGGAGAACAAGAATCTGTTTATGAAACAGTTCCACATCCATCATGGGAAGGATTTAATTGGGGAGGAACAAATGGATATTTACCACTTTTTACTCTGGATCAAAATTATTCTCAACAATGGAGATATACGAGTGCAACCGACGCGGATGCAAGAGCAGTACAAGCAATGTATTGGGCACAAGTTTATGCTAAAGAACAAAATGTTAGTTTAAACACTTTAGATTTAGATAAGGCCACCAAAATGGGAGATTATTTGAGATTAGGAATGTTTGATAAATATTTTAAACCATTAGGTGTTCAGAGTTCTACAACAGGAGCTGGTACAGGTTATGATAGTGCTCATTACTTGATGTCTTGGTATATCTCTTGGGGAGGAGCGGTTGATACTTCTGCGCCTTGGGCTTTCAGAATTAGTTCTAGTCATTGTCATTTTGGATATCAAAATCCAGTTGCAGCTTACGCAATGTCTCAAGTAAATGAATTAAAACCAACAACACCAAACGGAGCAAGAGATTGGGGTGTTAGTTTACAAAGACAGCTAGAGTTTTATACCTGGTTGCAGTCAAAAGAAGGAGGAATAGCAGGAGGAGCAACAAATAGTTGGAACGGAAATTATAGTACTTATCCTGCAGGAAAGTCTACCTTCTATGATATGGCATTTAATGAAAATCCGGTGTATTTAGATCCAGGAAGTGGAACCTGGTTTGGTTGGCAAGCTTGGTCTATGGAAAGAATAGCTGAATATTATTATATAACAAATGATGTTATGGCTAAAAATTTAATGGACAAGTGGGCAAGTTGGGTAAAGAGTATTGTTGTGCTATTAGGAGAAGACGATTTTGATATTCCTGCTACTTTAGCTTGGACAGGAGAACCAGATACATGGGATCCAAATAATCCTGGAACAAATCAAGGATTAAGTGTAACTGTAACTGAGTACGGTAAAGATTTAGGAGTAGCCGCTTCTATGGCAAAAGCTTTGATTTATTATGCTGCTGCAACAGAAAAATACGAAACATTAGATACTGCATCACGTGATTTAGCAAAAGAAGTTTTGGATAGAATGTGGAGAACATACCGCGATGATAAAGGGGTTTCAGCTCCAGAAAGCAGAGGTGATTTCAGTCGAATTTTCGAACAAGAAGTTTTCGTTCCAGAAGGATTCAATGGAACAATGCCAAATGGAGATGTTATTCAACCAGGAGTTACATTTTTAGATATAAGATCTGATTATAGAAACGATCCAGATTTCCCAGCTTTAGAACAAGCTTACAATAGTGGAGCTGAATATACTAAACGTTATCATAGAAGTTGGGCACAAATTGAGGTTGCCTTAGCTAATGCCGAATATGGATTCTTCTTCGGTAATACTGCAGCCAGATCATCTAAGACAATTGAACAAAAGATGTTAGTTGGAATTGGTCCAAACCCAGTTTCAGAGCAATTAAATGTTTACATCTCTCATCAAGAGGATGAGGTACAATTAAATTTGATAGATGTTTCTGGAAGAATTGTGAGATCTAAAAAACTATTAAACGGCAATCATTCAACAACTTTATCGGTCTCGAATTTACCAGTTGGATTATACATTTTAGAAGCGAAAGATAAATTACTTAAAACAATAAATAGAAAGAAAATTATCGTCACTAGATAATTGGTAATAATTTGTATGTTTTTGAAGGAGTGTGTTTTACACTCCTTTTTTTATGTTTTGTTGTGTTTTTTTTGTATATTTATGAGTGTAAAACCAAATAATGTTAATTAAGTTTATTTTTAAACTTAATACTGAATTAAAGAGTCGTATTTTTTAGAATCCCCTAGCTCCATTTTAAATACACTCATTTCCATTATACTATTAGATTATTAACGACATAGAACTTTCGTAGAGTAGTGTTTGTTAACTACTTGACTATAATAATCCCCCTAAAGAAGAACCTAGATTAATTGAAAATTAATCTAGGTTTTTTATGTTGTTATGAGTGATTCTATCTTAGTTTGAAACGTCTTTCTTAAGTTTTTCAGATAATTCTTCTTGTCCCTTAAATAGAACAAATTCTCCATCTTTTACATAAGATATGTCTCCTGTTTCTTCGGAAACCAATATGCAGACAGCATCAGTTTTTTCTGTGATTCCAATCGCAGCTCTATGACGTAAACCAAATCTTGCCGGAATCCTTGGATTATCAGATACAGGTAAAATTACTCTAGTTGCTACAATGAAGTTATCTCTAATGATTGTTGCACCATCATGAAGAGGACTGTTTTTGTAGAAAATACTTTGAATAATAGCATTGTTAACTTGAGCATTCATTGGATCTCCAGTATTTACCAAAAAATCTAATTTATTTGTTCTTTCAATAACAATTAGGGCTCCGGTTTTCGTTTTTGACAGATTTACACAGGATTTAATAATTGTATCGGTATCTGTTTCAGAATTAATTTCTGATTGTAAAAACTTAAGTTGATTTAAAAAACCTCGTTTCGTAGAAAAATTCGTTGTTCCAATCATTAAAAGAAACTTTCTTATTTCTTGTTGGAATACAATAATTAATGCAATTACTCCACCAGATAAAAGATATCCTAATATACCACTTAACATTTCCATATTAAGCGCTTGAGTAATTTTCCAAATAAGAAAAATCAAAGCAATTCCAATTACAATATTAATAGCAACTGTACCTTTAACAAGCTTGTAGATATAGTATAATAATACCGCTACAAGTATAATGTCAAGGATATCAAGAAAAGAGAAATCTATAAAATCTAACATGTATTTACAGAGGTTTGTGTAAATGTACTAATAATTTACTTTTTGTAGAATGATTTGCTGTAATGGAAAAAATTATAGTAGAATACAACTTATGTTTTTTTATATAAATATCAACCCCAGTCACATTTGTGACTGGGGTTTTTATTTTTTGAAAACCAACACTTGAAAACTTACTTTTTAGCCAAAGCACTTTCCATTTCTATATTTCCAATAAGCATAGGATATTTACTTTTTACGATCTCTATTTGATCATAAATTGCTTTTTCACGAGTGTTTTTATAAATAGCTTCCAATTCGGTATATGTTTTCCTGTATAATTTAAGAGCTAATTTATTTCGTAAGGAATTATATGCATTATGCACTTTATCTAGCACACTTACATAAGTTTCGTAACTCGCTTCTCTATCTGCTTCAATGGTAATAATGGCTTTCGCGGGATGATCAGATGAAGTTGGTAACTTTTTTCCATTACACCAATCGCAAGAATTACCTTTAGCATCTTTTCCTCCACCATTATCAATAAAATCTTGAGCTAATTGAGGAATCTCATCAATTGTGATGATAGTATTGTCTAAGGCAATTTCATTATTCCGATTAATAGAAATATCAAAAACATTTCTTTTGTGAGTATCCAAAGTTTCTGGATTGTCCTGTGCAATCTTACTAAATAATCCCTTGTCAACTTCCAAAGTAGTAGTTACCAAGAAGAAAATAAGTAGTAAAAAAGCAATGTCTGCCATAGATCCGGCATTAATTTCTGAAATACGCTTTCTTTTCATAATACGTAATATTTAAGTGAATAATTAGTTCATCCTGAACTTTTTTCAGGATTTGTGATTGATTCTGAATTGAATTAGGGATGTCCCATGAATCAAGTTCAGTATAAAAAGTTCGGAACCAGCAATTTTTGGTTGTGTTAACTCATAATCAAAAACAATACCGAATTAACTATGAGAGTTAATTCTAAAAACTTGTAGAAAAGAATAAAAGCTGTGTTTAGAAAACTGTTATTTTACCATTTCTGTAATTCTAACAGCTTCCACAGCTTCCTTAACATCATGAACTCTAAGGATCTGAGTTCCGTTTAACAAAGCAATAGTATTTGCTGCAGTTGTAGCATTTAATGCTTCCTTTGGAGTTATATCTAAAAGCTTATATAACATCGATTTTCTTGAAACTCCAGTTAAAATAGGAGCCTCTAAATTTTTAAATAAATCGAGCTGTTTTAAAAGTTCATAGTTATGTTCAATAGTTTTACCAAAGCCAAA
This genomic window from Tenacibaculum sp. 190524A05c contains:
- a CDS encoding biopolymer transporter ExbD; the encoded protein is MKRKRISEINAGSMADIAFLLLIFFLVTTTLEVDKGLFSKIAQDNPETLDTHKRNVFDISINRNNEIALDNTIITIDEIPQLAQDFIDNGGGKDAKGNSCDWCNGKKLPTSSDHPAKAIITIEADREASYETYVSVLDKVHNAYNSLRNKLALKLYRKTYTELEAIYKNTREKAIYDQIEIVKSKYPMLIGNIEMESALAKK
- a CDS encoding glycoside hydrolase family 48 protein, whose amino-acid sequence is MKLKLLCVGLLLSLSVNIAAQFNYGEALQKSLYFYEAQQSGELPAWNRVPWRSDSALNDGSDVGLDLTGGWYDAGDHVKFNFPMAYTVTTLAWGGIEFKDAYIQSGQYDILKRNLRFVTDYFLKCHTGPNEYWGQVAAGGIDHAWWGPAEVNPQPRESFKISGANGGSDLAGETAAALAAVSILFQNDDPAYSARLLQSAEELYDYADRVREAYSNSITDAAGFYRSFSNYEDEIVWGAAWLYRATNDNKYLVKAEAEYDNMQREGQSAIAKYKEAFSWDDKAYGTYVLLSILTGKNKYKQDAERNLNWWTGVGVNGDVVPTTPGGLPHIRQWGTLRYANNEAFLALVYSDKVSTNPTQQTAYRNYAKFMTDYTLGDNPINRSFMVGFGNNPANKPHHRGAHGGWTNNCSGVPDTSSHILYGAVVGGPKSPANDGFADDRCEFIANEVACDYNAGITGVLAWMYGNFGGNPFATFPPASAGTPTRSEVRTMSKFNSNNASGSTVQIRVQNRTAWPARVTDKLSYRYFFDISEGVAQGLTIADYQPTLNAVQGNSSITIGTWDASRNIYYAEVSLAGEQIAPIGDPQFRRETQLNFRVSNGVPYDVTNDWSAQGIGGTEIESSNIPIYDNGVLVFGNEPDAGNAPIAAFTATPESGIAPLDVQFDASSSNDPNGDTLSYSWDFGNGTTSTLVNPLVTYTTVGSYEVSLIVSDGTNFSSPVTKTIEVTDGSPVASFTTTTDSGVAPLTVGFDATSSLDPSGGGLSYSWNFGNGNSASTATATAVFDVGTYTVSLTVTNAAGQADTITKVITATDGIISCAFDAPTASVLPTIHKQFNHIFVLGSGGPNLDNVTNFTINWDLPNNGLYQFSMLTNNGVPSWWNDFKPKVTQNFNQANPEVNLSNTGFAGLDGDYWVTTDNGNFVMVSKTGGFTIYFSEIDQAPNCNTTTIASRNARMANTCTFNTPVPNALPSIQKQFNNIFVLGSGGPNLDNVTNFTINWDLPNNGLYQFSMLTNNGVPSWWNDLKPKVSQSFNSAQPEVTITNSGFPNLDGSYWATLDGDNFVLVSKTADFTIYFSATSTEPQCGGGNNNNPIADFTASITSGEAPLLVAFDASNSSDTDNDSLTYTWDFNDGNTAIGVMSQNTFTSKGNYSVTLTVDDGKGGTASKSVVIQVSDPVIIVDPGPTGNIYLDRFNEMRAEFYAPENGYFSADGSPHHSIESLIVEAPDHGHESTSELYSYWLWLEVMNARINGDWASIGNVWNKIEEFIIPTKLDQPTNAAYNPSSPAAYASEFPLPENYPAPLEFSAPVGVDPVSAELTAAYGPEVYQMHWLLDNDNFYGYGNRGDGVSTPSYINTFQRGEQESVYETVPHPSWEGFNWGGTNGYLPLFTLDQNYSQQWRYTSATDADARAVQAMYWAQVYAKEQNVSLNTLDLDKATKMGDYLRLGMFDKYFKPLGVQSSTTGAGTGYDSAHYLMSWYISWGGAVDTSAPWAFRISSSHCHFGYQNPVAAYAMSQVNELKPTTPNGARDWGVSLQRQLEFYTWLQSKEGGIAGGATNSWNGNYSTYPAGKSTFYDMAFNENPVYLDPGSGTWFGWQAWSMERIAEYYYITNDVMAKNLMDKWASWVKSIVVLLGEDDFDIPATLAWTGEPDTWDPNNPGTNQGLSVTVTEYGKDLGVAASMAKALIYYAAATEKYETLDTASRDLAKEVLDRMWRTYRDDKGVSAPESRGDFSRIFEQEVFVPEGFNGTMPNGDVIQPGVTFLDIRSDYRNDPDFPALEQAYNSGAEYTKRYHRSWAQIEVALANAEYGFFFGNTAARSSKTIEQKMLVGIGPNPVSEQLNVYISHQEDEVQLNLIDVSGRIVRSKKLLNGNHSTTLSVSNLPVGLYILEAKDKLLKTINRKKIIVTR
- the cdaA gene encoding diadenylate cyclase CdaA gives rise to the protein MLDFIDFSFLDILDIILVAVLLYYIYKLVKGTVAINIVIGIALIFLIWKITQALNMEMLSGILGYLLSGGVIALIIVFQQEIRKFLLMIGTTNFSTKRGFLNQLKFLQSEINSETDTDTIIKSCVNLSKTKTGALIVIERTNKLDFLVNTGDPMNAQVNNAIIQSIFYKNSPLHDGATIIRDNFIVATRVILPVSDNPRIPARFGLRHRAAIGITEKTDAVCILVSEETGDISYVKDGEFVLFKGQEELSEKLKKDVSN